In a single window of the Ancylobacter polymorphus genome:
- a CDS encoding pyridoxamine 5'-phosphate oxidase family protein, whose protein sequence is MAALTRLEDLRALYGEVRERSRRKVLPAIDPHSRTFISFSPLVMLSSMGADGRADVTPRGDAPGFVVVEDPSTLLLPDRPGNNRLDTLTNLIGNPAVGLLFLIPGVDETLRVNGRAEIHDDADLLARFIVNGKAPTTVLRIAVEEVYLHCAKAFMRSGAWNPESFLPRDRLPSMGEMMRDQLGMASAETQAEMLERYRATLY, encoded by the coding sequence ATGGCCGCCCTCACCCGCCTTGAGGACCTCCGCGCGCTCTATGGCGAGGTGCGCGAGCGCAGCCGCCGCAAGGTGCTGCCGGCCATCGATCCGCACTCCCGCACCTTCATCAGCTTCTCGCCGCTGGTCATGCTGTCGTCCATGGGCGCGGATGGCCGCGCCGATGTCACCCCGCGCGGCGACGCGCCCGGCTTCGTCGTGGTCGAAGACCCCTCCACCCTGCTGCTGCCGGACCGGCCGGGCAATAACCGGCTGGACACGCTCACCAATCTGATCGGCAACCCAGCGGTGGGCCTGCTCTTCCTCATTCCCGGCGTCGACGAGACACTGCGCGTGAATGGCCGCGCCGAGATCCACGACGATGCGGACCTGCTCGCCCGCTTCATCGTCAACGGCAAGGCGCCGACGACGGTGCTGCGCATCGCGGTGGAGGAGGTTTACCTGCACTGCGCCAAGGCGTTCATGCGGTCGGGTGCATGGAATCCAGAGAGCTTCCTGCCGCGCGACCGCCTGCCCAGCATGGGCGAGATGATGCGCGACCAACTCGGCATGGCCAGCGCCGAAACCCAGGCGGAGATGCTGGAGCGCTACCGCGCCACGCTGTACTGA